From a region of the Rhodococcus sp. 4CII genome:
- a CDS encoding DUF2752 domain-containing protein, producing the protein MDTQNGSSTARVVGLRALGAPAAVAAGAVAASAILHFRDPHQPGSYGFCPLYAVTGWWCPACGGLRAVHDLTNLDVGAAVAGNALIVPFIAVVVLAWIGWARRRLSGRRDRLISVGPRVTVGVLILLVAFTVTRNTSWGSWLAPV; encoded by the coding sequence GTGGACACCCAGAACGGATCTTCGACCGCACGGGTGGTCGGTCTGCGCGCGCTCGGTGCACCTGCCGCTGTCGCCGCGGGCGCTGTGGCGGCCTCCGCGATCCTCCACTTCCGGGATCCTCATCAGCCGGGTTCGTATGGCTTCTGTCCCCTGTATGCAGTGACCGGGTGGTGGTGTCCGGCCTGCGGAGGACTTCGCGCGGTGCACGACCTCACCAATCTGGACGTCGGAGCGGCGGTCGCCGGCAATGCTCTGATCGTCCCGTTCATCGCGGTAGTAGTTCTCGCCTGGATCGGATGGGCACGTCGCCGGTTGTCGGGTCGACGCGACCGCCTGATCTCGGTGGGTCCGCGAGTGACCGTCGGTGTGCTCATTCTCCTTGTGGCGTTTACGGTCACCAGGAACACATCTTGGGGAAGCTGGCTCGCGCCGGTCTGA
- a CDS encoding DNA polymerase III subunit delta' produces the protein MTVFDRLVGQADVETELTAAATAARRGVGAMGSAMTHSWLFTGPPGSGRSVAALCFAAALQCTSDGTPGCGVCHACTTAMAGTHGDVRQVVPEGLSISVKEMRAIVQTASRRPSTGRWQIVVVEDADRLTEGAANALLKVVEEPPDRTVFLLCAPSVDPQDISVTLRSRCRHIHLVTPSADSIATVLRERDGLDPADAQLAASISGGHVGRARRLATDLNAKVRRKDALDLAVAALRPATAFAAAEDLVRSADAEAKEMSAARDEQETEELRTALGGGGTGKGAAGALRGSAGVLKDLEKRQKSRATRTGRDALDRALVDLAGLYRDALAVAWKSTAAANHPDMADRAADLASRTTPEGLLKCIEAVLECREAITVNVKPQWAVDAMVASLGDAFREPFSHTGG, from the coding sequence GTGACGGTATTCGACCGGTTGGTGGGCCAGGCGGACGTCGAGACCGAACTGACGGCCGCGGCCACCGCGGCCCGTCGTGGAGTCGGTGCGATGGGCTCCGCGATGACGCATTCGTGGCTGTTCACGGGCCCGCCCGGATCGGGTAGGTCGGTGGCCGCACTGTGTTTCGCCGCTGCCCTGCAGTGCACGAGTGACGGCACTCCCGGCTGCGGCGTATGCCATGCCTGCACCACAGCGATGGCCGGCACGCACGGCGACGTCCGGCAGGTCGTCCCCGAAGGCCTGAGCATCAGCGTCAAGGAAATGCGTGCCATCGTCCAGACCGCCTCCCGCCGGCCGAGTACCGGACGCTGGCAGATCGTCGTCGTCGAGGACGCGGACCGGCTCACCGAGGGCGCGGCCAACGCTCTTCTGAAGGTGGTCGAGGAGCCGCCGGACCGCACCGTCTTCCTGTTGTGTGCGCCCTCGGTCGACCCGCAGGACATCTCGGTGACGTTGCGATCGCGCTGCCGGCACATCCATCTCGTGACGCCGTCGGCCGATTCCATCGCGACGGTGCTCCGTGAGCGGGATGGTCTCGATCCCGCCGACGCACAATTGGCGGCCTCGATCAGCGGCGGACACGTCGGACGGGCCAGGCGACTTGCGACGGATCTGAACGCCAAGGTGCGTCGCAAGGACGCTCTGGACCTCGCCGTCGCGGCACTGCGACCGGCAACCGCATTCGCCGCAGCGGAGGATCTGGTGCGGTCCGCGGACGCCGAGGCCAAGGAGATGAGCGCTGCTCGGGACGAGCAGGAGACCGAGGAGTTGCGCACTGCGCTGGGTGGGGGCGGCACCGGCAAGGGTGCGGCAGGAGCCCTTCGTGGCTCGGCCGGGGTACTGAAGGATCTCGAGAAGCGGCAGAAGTCGCGAGCCACCCGCACGGGGCGTGATGCGCTCGATCGCGCACTGGTCGATCTGGCCGGCCTCTACCGCGACGCGCTCGCCGTCGCATGGAAGTCGACCGCGGCCGCGAACCATCCGGACATGGCTGATCGAGCCGCGGACCTGGCCTCGCGAACCACCCCGGAAGGCCTTCTGAAGTGCATCGAAGCGGTGCTCGAGTGTCGCGAGGCGATCACCGTCAACGTCAAACCGCAGTGGGCGGTCGACGCCATGGTGGCAAGTCTCGGGGACGCGTTCAGGGAGCCGTTTTCGCATACTGGGGGTTGA
- the topA gene encoding type I DNA topoisomerase, translating to MAKGDNGSAQGAAGASGQPRRLVIVESPTKARKIAPYLGKNYVVEASVGHIRDLPRGAADVPAKYKGEPWARLGVNVDQDFEPLYVVSPEKKSKVTELKSLLKDADELFLATDPDREGEAIAWHLLETLKPKIPVRRMVFHEITEPAIRAAAEDTRELDNDLVDAQETRRILDRLYGYEVSPVLWKKVMPRLSAGRVQSVATRVIVQRERERMAFRSASYWDISATLDAGADASPRSFGARLVNVDGSRVATGRDFGSDGQLKTGTVTVLDEARARRLAESLAGVDLTVSSAESKPYTRKPYAPFMTSTLQQEAGRKLRFTSERTMRIAQRLYENGYITYMRTDSTTLSSSAIAAARAQATELYGAEYVHDTPRQYTRKVKNAQEAHEAIRPAGDVFQTPGQLHSRLDTDEFRLYELIWQRTVASQMADARGTTLTLRITGTAGTGEECTFSSSGRTITFAGFLKAYVESVDEEAGGQSDDAESRLPVLVEGQAVTATKLDPDGHTTNPPARYTEASLIKTLEELGIGRPSTYSSIIKTILDRGYVYKRGSALVPSWVAFAVIGLLEMHFGRLVDFDFTAGMEDDLDAIAGGREQRGNWLSSFYFGGDHGAEGSVAREGGLKKMVGVNLEEIDAREVNSIRLFDDAEGREVHVRVGRFGPYLERMVQNPDDPEGDLISQRANLPDDLPPDELTPEYADKLFSTPQEGRKLGVDPLTGHEIVAKEGRFGPYVTEILPEPEPEPEPAVVPVTDESADGTTKTKTAAKKAPAKKAAKKAAGPKPRTGSLLKSMDLATVTLDDALKLLSLPRVVGVDPESKEEITAQNGRYGPYLKKGTDSRSLATEDQMFTVTLDEALKIYAEPKRRGRQAAATPPLRELGVDSVSEKPMVIKDGRFGPYVTDGETNASLRKGDEVESITDARASELLADRRARGPVKKKAAAKKAPAKKAAKKTAAKKAPAKKAAAKKAADKKA from the coding sequence GTGGCTAAAGGGGACAACGGCAGTGCACAGGGTGCGGCGGGAGCGTCCGGCCAGCCTCGCCGCCTCGTGATCGTCGAGTCGCCGACCAAGGCCCGCAAGATCGCCCCGTACCTCGGAAAGAACTATGTCGTCGAGGCGTCGGTGGGTCACATCCGCGACCTTCCGCGCGGTGCCGCCGATGTGCCGGCCAAGTACAAGGGTGAGCCCTGGGCGCGGCTCGGTGTCAACGTCGACCAGGATTTCGAACCTCTCTACGTGGTCAGCCCGGAGAAGAAGTCCAAGGTCACGGAGCTGAAGAGCCTGCTCAAAGACGCCGACGAACTCTTCCTCGCCACCGACCCCGACCGCGAGGGCGAGGCGATCGCCTGGCACCTCCTCGAGACGCTCAAGCCGAAGATCCCGGTTCGCCGTATGGTCTTCCACGAGATCACCGAGCCGGCCATCCGTGCCGCGGCCGAGGACACCCGCGAACTCGACAACGACCTGGTCGACGCACAGGAGACCCGCCGCATCCTCGACCGTCTGTACGGCTACGAAGTGAGCCCGGTGCTGTGGAAGAAGGTCATGCCGAGGTTGTCGGCTGGCCGCGTGCAGTCCGTCGCCACCCGGGTCATCGTCCAGCGTGAGCGCGAGCGGATGGCGTTCCGCTCGGCGTCCTACTGGGACATCTCGGCCACCCTGGACGCCGGCGCCGACGCCAGCCCCCGCAGTTTCGGCGCGCGTCTGGTCAACGTCGACGGCTCGCGAGTGGCTACGGGCCGCGACTTCGGTTCGGACGGTCAGCTGAAGACCGGCACCGTCACGGTTCTCGACGAGGCTCGTGCGCGGCGCCTGGCCGAGTCCCTCGCCGGCGTCGATCTCACGGTCTCGTCCGCGGAGAGCAAGCCGTACACCCGCAAGCCCTACGCGCCGTTCATGACGTCGACGCTGCAGCAGGAGGCGGGCCGCAAGCTCCGGTTCACGTCCGAGCGGACCATGCGGATCGCGCAGCGACTGTACGAGAACGGCTACATCACTTACATGCGTACCGACTCGACGACGTTGTCGTCGTCGGCGATCGCCGCCGCCCGCGCGCAGGCCACGGAGTTGTACGGCGCCGAGTACGTTCACGACACGCCGCGCCAGTACACGCGCAAGGTCAAGAACGCGCAGGAGGCACACGAGGCCATCCGCCCCGCCGGCGACGTGTTCCAGACGCCCGGTCAGCTGCATTCCCGCCTCGACACCGACGAGTTCCGTCTGTACGAGCTGATCTGGCAGCGCACCGTGGCGTCGCAGATGGCCGATGCACGGGGCACGACGCTGACCCTGCGGATCACCGGGACCGCGGGCACCGGCGAGGAGTGCACGTTCTCCTCCTCGGGTCGAACGATCACGTTCGCCGGATTCCTGAAGGCGTACGTCGAGAGCGTCGACGAAGAGGCCGGCGGTCAGTCGGACGACGCCGAGTCGCGGCTGCCGGTGCTCGTCGAGGGCCAGGCGGTCACCGCCACGAAGCTCGATCCCGACGGTCACACCACCAACCCGCCTGCCCGCTACACCGAGGCGAGCCTGATCAAGACCCTCGAAGAGCTGGGCATCGGCCGTCCGTCCACGTACTCGTCGATCATCAAGACCATCCTCGATCGCGGATACGTCTACAAGCGCGGCAGCGCCCTCGTCCCGTCCTGGGTGGCGTTCGCCGTCATCGGGCTGCTCGAGATGCACTTCGGACGGTTGGTCGACTTCGACTTCACCGCCGGCATGGAGGACGATCTCGACGCGATCGCCGGTGGCCGGGAACAGCGGGGCAATTGGCTCAGCAGCTTCTACTTCGGCGGCGATCACGGAGCCGAGGGGTCGGTTGCCCGTGAGGGTGGGCTGAAGAAGATGGTCGGCGTCAATCTCGAGGAGATCGACGCCCGCGAGGTCAACTCGATCCGGCTGTTCGACGACGCCGAGGGCCGGGAGGTCCACGTCCGCGTCGGACGATTCGGTCCGTACCTCGAGCGGATGGTCCAGAACCCAGACGACCCCGAGGGCGACCTCATCTCGCAGCGGGCCAACCTGCCCGACGACCTCCCGCCGGACGAGCTGACGCCCGAGTATGCGGACAAGCTGTTCTCGACGCCGCAGGAGGGGCGCAAGCTGGGCGTCGACCCACTGACCGGCCACGAGATCGTCGCGAAGGAGGGCCGCTTCGGCCCGTACGTCACCGAGATCCTGCCCGAGCCGGAACCGGAGCCCGAACCGGCCGTGGTGCCGGTGACCGACGAATCGGCCGACGGTACGACCAAGACGAAGACGGCCGCCAAGAAGGCGCCGGCGAAGAAGGCAGCGAAGAAGGCCGCCGGTCCCAAGCCGCGGACGGGTTCGCTGCTCAAATCGATGGACCTGGCCACGGTGACCCTCGACGACGCGCTCAAGCTGCTGTCGCTGCCCCGCGTGGTGGGTGTCGATCCGGAGTCCAAGGAAGAGATCACCGCGCAGAACGGACGCTACGGCCCGTACCTGAAGAAGGGAACGGATTCGCGGTCCCTCGCCACCGAGGACCAGATGTTCACGGTGACCCTCGACGAGGCCCTGAAGATCTATGCGGAGCCCAAGCGGCGCGGACGCCAAGCCGCCGCCACCCCGCCGTTGCGTGAGCTGGGTGTCGACTCGGTCAGCGAGAAGCCGATGGTGATCAAGGACGGCCGATTCGGGCCGTACGTGACGGACGGCGAAACCAACGCCAGCCTCCGCAAGGGCGACGAGGTGGAGTCCATCACCGACGCCCGCGCCTCGGAACTGCTCGCGGATCGTCGTGCCCGTGGCCCGGTGAAGAAGAAGGCCGCCGCGAAGAAGGCGCCTGCCAAGAAGGCGGCGAAGAAGACCGCTGCGAAGAAGGCGCCCGCCAAGAAGGCGGCCGCGAAGAAGGCTGCGGACAAGAAGGCGTGA
- a CDS encoding cold-shock protein — translation MAQGTVKWFNAEKGFGFIAPEDGSADVFVHYSEIQGSGFRTLEENQRVEFEVGQGTKGPQATGVRAV, via the coding sequence ATGGCACAGGGCACTGTGAAGTGGTTCAACGCGGAAAAGGGCTTCGGCTTCATCGCACCCGAAGACGGCTCCGCTGACGTCTTCGTTCACTACTCCGAGATCCAGGGCAGCGGCTTCCGCACCCTCGAGGAGAACCAGCGCGTGGAGTTCGAGGTCGGCCAGGGTACCAAGGGGCCCCAGGCTACCGGCGTTCGCGCAGTCTGA
- a CDS encoding DEAD/DEAH box helicase produces the protein MSTPFSPRHDSGNTGETYGRALLNRVLEGVPRDENPLTFAAEMPARTSSVSEWPAWAHPSVVRAMQENGIPRPWTHQAVAADLAHGGTNVVVSTGTASGKSLAYQLPVLTTLATDPRATALYLSPTKALGADQLRSVTSLIDSDVLDAGDDLRGACPCLFDGDTPLEVRHWARENSRWLFTNPDMLHISLLRTHQRWAHFFRNLAFVVIDECHSYRGVFGSNVALVLRRLRRIAARYGADPVFILASATTADPGAAASRLIGAPCTEVVEDGSPHGPRTVALWEPPLMREVTGENGSPVRRPAGSEAARIMADLMVEGARTLTFVRSRRGAELTAMATKRLLGEIDPELSSRVASYRAGYLAEDRRELETALADGTLLGAATTNALELGVDIAGLDAVVVAGFPGTVASFWQQGGRSGRRGEGSLVVLVARDDPLDTYLVHHPSALLDKPVEATVTDPSNPYVLGPQLLCAAMELPLSDAEAEAFGALDVLAKLAEQGLIRRRAHGWFVTAGTNPHSALDIRGGIGTQVAIVVSESGRMLGTVDTGRAPATAHPGAVHIHQGESYVVDELDLDQGLALVHAEDPEWTTSARETTEITVTSVLEQKQFGEVEVALVEVEVTHQVIGYLRRLSSGEVLDAVELDMPKHTLPTRAVMYTVTPELLEQAGVAAERVPGSLHAAEHAAIGLLPLVATCDRGDIGGVSTALHADTGLPTVFVYDGHAGGAGFADRGHAELSRWLGATRQAIESCECTSGCPSCVYSPKCGNGNDPLDKDGAIRVLTAVLDSLG, from the coding sequence GTGAGTACACCGTTTTCACCACGGCACGACAGTGGAAATACGGGCGAAACATACGGTCGAGCGCTCCTGAACCGGGTCCTCGAGGGTGTTCCCCGAGACGAAAACCCGCTCACTTTCGCCGCGGAAATGCCGGCCCGGACTTCTTCCGTCTCCGAATGGCCCGCGTGGGCGCATCCCAGCGTCGTCCGGGCCATGCAGGAGAACGGGATCCCGCGCCCGTGGACCCATCAGGCCGTCGCCGCCGACCTGGCCCACGGCGGGACGAACGTCGTGGTGTCGACGGGCACCGCCTCGGGCAAGTCGCTGGCCTACCAGCTTCCGGTACTCACCACTCTGGCAACGGATCCGCGGGCGACCGCCCTCTACCTCTCCCCGACCAAGGCGCTCGGTGCTGACCAGCTGCGGTCCGTGACGTCGCTCATCGACTCGGATGTCCTCGACGCCGGCGACGATCTGCGCGGCGCGTGCCCGTGCCTCTTCGACGGCGACACCCCGCTCGAGGTGCGGCACTGGGCCCGGGAGAACTCGCGGTGGCTCTTCACGAACCCCGACATGCTGCACATCTCCCTCCTGCGCACCCATCAGCGGTGGGCGCACTTCTTCCGCAATCTGGCGTTCGTCGTGATCGACGAATGCCACTCCTATCGTGGCGTCTTCGGCTCGAATGTCGCGCTCGTACTGCGTCGGCTCCGGCGCATCGCCGCACGGTACGGCGCCGATCCCGTCTTCATCCTCGCGTCCGCCACCACTGCGGATCCGGGAGCGGCGGCGTCGCGGCTGATCGGGGCACCCTGCACCGAGGTCGTGGAAGACGGTTCCCCACACGGCCCCCGCACGGTCGCACTGTGGGAACCCCCGCTCATGCGGGAGGTGACCGGGGAGAACGGAAGCCCCGTCCGACGGCCTGCCGGTTCGGAAGCCGCCCGCATCATGGCGGATCTGATGGTCGAAGGGGCCCGCACCCTCACCTTCGTGCGCTCCCGCCGGGGCGCGGAGTTGACCGCGATGGCGACCAAACGCCTACTCGGGGAGATCGATCCCGAACTGTCGTCGCGGGTCGCGTCGTATCGTGCCGGTTACCTCGCCGAGGATCGCCGTGAGCTGGAAACGGCACTCGCCGACGGCACCCTGCTGGGGGCGGCGACGACGAACGCGCTGGAACTCGGCGTCGACATCGCCGGACTCGACGCCGTGGTGGTCGCAGGCTTCCCCGGGACGGTGGCGTCGTTCTGGCAGCAGGGAGGCCGATCCGGCCGACGAGGAGAAGGGTCCCTGGTGGTCCTCGTCGCGCGCGACGACCCCCTCGACACCTACCTCGTCCACCACCCGTCCGCACTACTCGACAAACCCGTCGAGGCGACCGTCACCGACCCGAGCAACCCGTACGTCCTCGGCCCGCAGTTACTCTGCGCCGCAATGGAACTACCGCTGTCCGACGCCGAGGCGGAGGCCTTCGGAGCACTCGACGTTCTCGCGAAACTCGCGGAGCAGGGCCTCATCCGACGACGCGCGCACGGCTGGTTCGTCACCGCCGGGACAAATCCTCATAGCGCACTGGATATCCGCGGCGGAATCGGCACCCAGGTGGCGATTGTGGTGTCCGAATCCGGACGAATGCTCGGGACCGTCGACACCGGACGGGCCCCGGCCACCGCGCATCCCGGCGCCGTGCACATCCACCAGGGCGAGTCGTACGTCGTCGATGAACTCGACCTCGACCAAGGTCTCGCCCTGGTGCACGCGGAAGACCCGGAGTGGACGACATCCGCCCGCGAAACCACCGAGATCACCGTTACGTCGGTGCTCGAGCAGAAGCAGTTCGGCGAGGTCGAGGTCGCGCTCGTCGAGGTCGAGGTGACCCACCAGGTGATCGGATACCTGCGACGCCTGTCTTCGGGCGAGGTTCTCGACGCAGTGGAACTGGACATGCCGAAACACACCCTCCCCACCCGCGCCGTGATGTACACCGTCACCCCGGAACTGCTGGAGCAGGCGGGTGTCGCGGCCGAACGCGTGCCGGGTTCGCTCCACGCCGCCGAGCATGCCGCGATCGGGCTCCTTCCCCTCGTCGCCACGTGCGATCGGGGCGACATCGGCGGCGTCTCGACGGCGTTGCACGCCGATACCGGACTCCCCACCGTCTTCGTCTACGACGGTCACGCCGGCGGAGCCGGATTCGCCGACCGCGGTCACGCCGAACTCTCCCGGTGGCTCGGCGCGACCCGTCAGGCCATCGAATCGTGCGAATGCACGTCCGGTTGCCCGTCCTGCGTGTACTCGCCGAAGTGCGGGAACGGCAACGACCCCCTCGACAAGGACGGGGCGATCCGTGTCCTGACGGCTGTGCTGGATTCGCTCGGGTGA
- a CDS encoding CoA-transferase subunit beta, which produces MTTASAGAISATEVIVSVAARELAGKGRVFAGVGLPTLAVDLAKRTSNPDVELIYESGVCGAHPAAMAEGIADSVVVSGAESVVSMSALFGYVLQGGNVDVGFLGAAQIDRYGSLNTSIIGEWDKPTVRLPGAGGAVEIMPNAGEIFVVMRRHDPSAFPAELDFCTSPSPVRARESGNGIMPRGRGVTRVFTNLGVLSRQGPFDELELVSVHEGVSVDDVRAQTGWELRVADDLTVTAPPSAEEIHLLRDVIDKVRLYLR; this is translated from the coding sequence ATGACGACAGCATCAGCCGGAGCGATCTCGGCGACGGAGGTCATCGTGTCCGTCGCCGCCCGCGAACTCGCCGGAAAGGGGCGTGTCTTCGCCGGTGTCGGCCTGCCGACACTCGCCGTCGATCTCGCCAAGCGGACCAGCAACCCGGACGTCGAATTGATCTACGAGTCGGGCGTGTGCGGCGCCCACCCCGCCGCGATGGCCGAGGGGATCGCGGACTCGGTCGTGGTGTCGGGCGCGGAGTCGGTGGTGTCGATGTCGGCGTTGTTCGGTTACGTGCTGCAGGGCGGCAACGTCGACGTCGGATTCCTCGGCGCGGCTCAGATCGACAGGTACGGCAGCCTGAACACGAGCATCATCGGGGAGTGGGACAAGCCGACGGTCCGGTTGCCCGGCGCCGGTGGCGCAGTGGAGATCATGCCCAACGCCGGCGAGATCTTCGTGGTGATGCGCCGGCACGACCCGAGCGCCTTCCCGGCGGAACTCGACTTCTGCACGTCGCCGAGTCCGGTCCGGGCCCGAGAGTCCGGCAACGGAATCATGCCGCGGGGTAGAGGGGTGACGAGGGTGTTCACGAACCTCGGGGTCCTGTCTCGGCAGGGCCCGTTCGACGAGCTCGAATTGGTCAGCGTGCACGAGGGTGTCTCCGTCGACGACGTGCGGGCGCAGACCGGCTGGGAGCTGAGGGTGGCCGACGACCTCACCGTCACCGCCCCGCCGTCTGCCGAGGAGATTCACCTGCTGCGGGATGTGATCGACAAGGTCAGGCTCTATTTGCGCTGA
- a CDS encoding CoA transferase subunit A, producing MSKVVSMADAVGMYVEDGMTVCLEGFSHLISFAAAHEIIRQGRQNLTLCRMTPDIVSDQLVAAGCVTKLVASFFASGSAGSLHELRRRIEHHDPVALEVEEYSHYGMVCRYQAGAAGLPFFPLRSYAGSDLPRLNPRIRLVDDPYGDGTVYVVPPLNPDVTIVHAQRADRHGNVQIWGISGVQQEAVYAAKKAIVVVEEIVDDDVVRSDPNRTLIPSHAVDAVVVCPRGAHPSYVQGYYDRDCAFYRRWTAISKDSGLLQAWLKEWVHGTANHDEYLDKLGGNYWDDLAVAPRLSEPVDYGSRK from the coding sequence ATGAGCAAAGTGGTCAGCATGGCGGACGCCGTCGGGATGTATGTGGAAGACGGCATGACCGTGTGCCTCGAGGGCTTCTCGCATCTCATCTCGTTCGCAGCCGCGCACGAGATCATCCGGCAGGGGCGGCAGAATCTCACGCTGTGCCGGATGACGCCGGACATCGTGTCGGATCAACTCGTCGCCGCCGGCTGCGTGACCAAGCTCGTGGCCTCGTTCTTCGCCAGCGGTTCGGCCGGCTCGTTACACGAACTGAGGCGCCGGATCGAGCACCACGACCCGGTGGCGCTCGAGGTGGAGGAGTACAGCCACTACGGGATGGTCTGCCGTTATCAGGCGGGCGCCGCCGGCCTTCCGTTCTTTCCGCTGCGGTCCTACGCAGGCAGCGACCTTCCGCGGCTCAACCCCCGGATCCGCCTCGTCGACGATCCCTACGGGGACGGCACGGTGTATGTGGTACCCCCGCTGAATCCGGACGTCACCATCGTCCACGCGCAGCGGGCCGACCGTCATGGCAACGTGCAGATCTGGGGCATATCCGGCGTCCAGCAGGAGGCGGTGTACGCCGCGAAGAAGGCGATCGTGGTGGTCGAGGAGATCGTCGACGACGACGTCGTTCGCTCCGACCCCAACCGCACGTTGATCCCGTCCCACGCGGTCGACGCCGTCGTCGTGTGCCCTCGTGGGGCTCATCCGTCCTACGTGCAGGGCTATTACGACCGTGACTGCGCTTTCTACCGGCGATGGACCGCGATCAGCAAGGACTCCGGATTGCTGCAGGCCTGGCTCAAGGAATGGGTCCACGGCACCGCGAATCATGACGAATACCTCGACAAACTCGGCGGCAACTACTGGGACGACCTCGCCGTCGCGCCTCGATTGTCCGAACCGGTCGATTACGGGAGCAGGAAATGA
- a CDS encoding LysR family transcriptional regulator — protein sequence MEISQITAFLAVAEELHFGRAAQRLHSAQPPLSRTIRQLEKQLGATLFERNTRNVRLTPAGEALLGPAREILDACRLAEIAVAAAGRGQVGRVRIGFAGVSSHLLIGRWAKLVRHTHPGIEFVLDSSAFASEALNKLLDGTLDIGLVRWIFTPPGIASRVILNEDFVVALPADHPLAARDDIRIEELASEPWVTLPADPGSALRDSLQRAAHDAGFTPRIVQSAPDSMALMALVSAEVGCALTVSSVAENVNNPDVVFLPLTGGPSTLQLRIAWRADDDSAALREVLRLSEEALPTPE from the coding sequence GTGGAGATTTCTCAGATCACTGCCTTTCTCGCGGTCGCCGAGGAGTTGCACTTCGGACGGGCCGCCCAGCGCCTGCACTCGGCGCAGCCCCCGCTGAGCAGAACGATCCGGCAATTGGAAAAGCAGCTCGGGGCAACCCTTTTCGAGAGGAATACGCGGAACGTCCGACTCACGCCCGCCGGCGAGGCCTTGCTCGGTCCGGCCCGCGAGATTCTGGATGCCTGCCGGCTCGCGGAGATCGCCGTGGCCGCCGCCGGGCGCGGGCAGGTCGGCCGAGTGCGCATCGGATTCGCCGGAGTGTCGTCCCACCTCCTCATCGGACGTTGGGCCAAGCTTGTCCGGCACACCCACCCTGGAATCGAATTCGTCTTGGACAGTTCCGCTTTCGCGAGCGAAGCGCTGAACAAACTCCTCGACGGCACCCTGGACATCGGCTTGGTCCGGTGGATCTTCACACCCCCGGGCATCGCGTCCCGCGTCATCCTCAACGAGGACTTCGTGGTGGCGTTGCCTGCCGACCACCCGCTCGCGGCCAGGGACGACATCCGCATCGAGGAGCTGGCGAGCGAGCCCTGGGTGACGCTGCCCGCCGATCCCGGATCGGCACTGCGCGACTCCCTGCAGAGGGCAGCCCACGATGCCGGTTTCACGCCGCGGATCGTGCAGAGCGCGCCGGACTCGATGGCGCTGATGGCGCTGGTGTCGGCGGAGGTCGGCTGCGCGCTGACCGTCTCCTCCGTCGCCGAGAACGTGAACAACCCGGACGTGGTGTTCCTGCCCCTGACCGGAGGTCCGAGCACCCTGCAACTGCGGATCGCCTGGCGTGCGGACGATGACAGCGCCGCGCTGCGGGAGGTCCTCAGATTGTCCGAGGAGGCGTTGCCCACCCCGGAATGA